A genome region from Rhodopseudomonas boonkerdii includes the following:
- a CDS encoding single-stranded DNA-binding protein: MAGSVNKVILVGNLGKDPEVRRMQNGNPVVNLTVATSDTWRDKATGERKEKTEWHRVVIFSEGLAKVAEQYLKKGAKVYIEGALQTRKWTDQSGAEKYTTEVVLQGFNATLTMLDGRGGGSGGGGGYGGDDMGDSFGGGQSSPPPRRVAAAPAGGRSDMDDDIPF; encoded by the coding sequence ATGGCGGGTAGCGTCAACAAGGTGATTTTGGTCGGCAATCTCGGCAAGGATCCCGAGGTCCGCCGCATGCAGAACGGCAATCCGGTGGTCAATCTCACGGTGGCGACCTCGGATACCTGGCGCGACAAGGCAACCGGCGAGCGCAAGGAGAAAACCGAATGGCATCGCGTGGTCATCTTCAGCGAGGGGCTCGCCAAGGTGGCGGAGCAGTATCTGAAGAAGGGCGCCAAGGTTTACATCGAGGGCGCGTTGCAGACCCGCAAATGGACCGACCAGTCCGGTGCTGAAAAATACACGACCGAAGTCGTGCTGCAGGGGTTCAACGCGACGCTGACCATGCTCGACGGCCGCGGCGGGGGCTCGGGCGGTGGTGGCGGCTATGGCGGCGACGACATGGGCGACAGTTTTGGCGGCGGCCAGTCCAGCCCGCCGCCGCGCCGCGTGGCCGCCGCGCCGGCCGGCGGTCGCAGCGATATGGATGACGACATCCCGTTCTGA
- the gyrA gene encoding DNA gyrase subunit A, with protein sequence MSDNEDQKPGEPPVPSDIRPVSILDEMKRSYLDYAMSVIVARALPDARDGLKPVHRRILYAMYENGFEYNKPFRKSARTVGDVIGKYHPHGDQSVYDALVRMAQDFSMRVPLIDGQGNFGSIDGDQPAAMRYTESRLTKIAQTLLDDIDKDTVDYQDNYDSSEKEPKVLPAKFPNLLVNGGGGIAVGMATNIPPHNLGECIDACVALIDDPSLSIDDLNKIIPGPDFPTGGIILGRAGIRTAYHTGRGSIVMRGKVSIEPIRKDREAIIISEVPYQVNKATMVERIAELVREKKIDGISDLRDESDRDGYRVVVELKRDAVPDIVLNQLYKFTPLQTNFGANMVALDGGRPQVFNLKDLLTIFVGFREQVVTRRTKFLLNKARDRAHILVGLAIAVANIDEIIRVIRYSPDPNTARETLMSRDWPAKDVEAMITLIDDPRHRINPDGTARLSFEQAKAILELRLARLTALGREEISDELDKLAIEIADYLDILRSRARVQGIVKDELGAVKAEFATPRKTEIVEQEGEVEDEDLIQREDMVVTVSHHGYVKRVPLSTYRAQRRGGKGRSGMATRDEDFVSRLFVASTHTPVLFFSSRGQVYKEKVWRLPIAPPNGRGKAMINILPLEQGERITTIMPLPEDESTWDTLDVMFATTGGNVRRNKLSDFVDVRRSGIIAMKLDEGESIVDVQIATEHDDVLLTAGGGQCIRFPVTDVRVFQGRSSMGVRGIALAEGDKVISLSILRHVETTSDERSAYLKMRRAVAGEAVADESAVEAEGEETSGAVQLSQERYAELGAAEQVVLTVSINGYGKRTSSYEYRTTGRGGKGIVAMSVNERNGKLIASFPVEDSDQIMLVTDKGQLIRCPVEGIRVAGRSTQGVIVFNTADDEHVVSVEHIGEAGEGEEPEAGGAAPEVEG encoded by the coding sequence TTGTCCGACAACGAAGACCAGAAGCCTGGGGAGCCGCCGGTTCCCTCGGATATCCGTCCCGTATCCATCCTCGACGAGATGAAGCGTTCGTATCTCGATTACGCCATGAGCGTGATCGTGGCGCGCGCGCTGCCCGACGCCCGCGACGGCCTCAAGCCGGTGCATCGGCGCATCCTCTATGCGATGTACGAGAACGGCTTCGAATACAACAAGCCGTTCCGCAAGTCGGCGCGCACCGTCGGCGACGTCATCGGTAAGTATCATCCGCATGGCGACCAATCGGTCTATGACGCGCTGGTGCGCATGGCGCAGGACTTTTCCATGCGCGTGCCGCTGATCGACGGCCAGGGCAATTTCGGCTCCATCGACGGCGATCAGCCGGCCGCGATGCGCTACACGGAATCGCGCCTCACCAAGATCGCGCAGACGCTGCTCGACGATATCGACAAGGACACCGTCGACTATCAGGACAACTACGACTCGTCGGAAAAAGAGCCGAAGGTTCTTCCCGCGAAATTCCCGAACCTTCTGGTCAATGGCGGCGGTGGCATCGCTGTTGGCATGGCGACCAACATTCCGCCGCACAATCTCGGCGAATGTATCGATGCTTGCGTGGCGTTGATCGACGATCCCTCGCTCTCCATCGACGATCTCAACAAGATCATTCCGGGCCCGGACTTCCCGACCGGCGGCATCATTCTCGGTCGCGCCGGTATCCGCACCGCCTACCACACCGGCCGTGGCTCCATTGTGATGCGCGGCAAAGTCTCGATCGAGCCGATCCGCAAGGATCGCGAGGCGATCATCATTTCCGAAGTGCCGTATCAGGTGAACAAGGCCACCATGGTCGAGCGCATCGCCGAACTCGTGCGCGAGAAGAAGATCGATGGCATCTCGGATCTGCGCGATGAATCCGACCGTGACGGCTATCGCGTAGTCGTCGAGCTGAAACGCGACGCCGTGCCGGACATCGTGCTCAACCAGCTTTACAAGTTCACGCCGCTGCAGACCAATTTCGGTGCCAACATGGTGGCGCTGGATGGCGGTCGCCCGCAGGTCTTCAATCTGAAGGACCTGCTGACGATCTTCGTCGGCTTCCGCGAGCAGGTCGTTACGCGGCGTACGAAATTCCTCCTCAACAAGGCGCGCGACCGGGCGCATATCTTGGTCGGCCTCGCCATCGCCGTCGCCAATATCGACGAGATCATCCGTGTGATCCGTTATTCACCCGACCCGAACACGGCGCGTGAGACCCTGATGTCGCGCGACTGGCCGGCGAAGGATGTCGAGGCGATGATTACGCTGATCGACGATCCGCGTCACCGCATCAATCCGGACGGTACCGCGCGTTTGTCCTTCGAACAGGCCAAGGCCATTCTCGAGCTCCGCCTTGCACGCCTCACGGCGCTCGGTCGCGAGGAAATCTCTGACGAACTTGATAAACTCGCCATCGAGATCGCCGACTATCTCGACATCCTGCGTTCGCGTGCGCGCGTGCAGGGCATCGTCAAGGACGAACTCGGTGCCGTGAAGGCGGAGTTCGCCACGCCGCGCAAGACGGAGATCGTCGAGCAGGAAGGCGAGGTCGAGGACGAGGACCTGATCCAGCGCGAGGACATGGTGGTGACGGTGTCGCATCATGGCTATGTGAAGCGCGTGCCGCTCTCGACCTATCGGGCGCAGCGCCGCGGCGGTAAGGGCCGCTCCGGTATGGCGACGCGTGACGAGGATTTTGTCTCGCGCCTATTCGTGGCCTCCACGCATACGCCAGTGTTGTTCTTCTCGTCGCGCGGCCAGGTCTACAAGGAGAAGGTCTGGCGCCTGCCGATCGCGCCGCCGAACGGTCGCGGCAAGGCGATGATCAACATCCTGCCGCTGGAGCAGGGCGAGCGCATCACCACCATCATGCCGCTGCCCGAGGACGAGAGCACCTGGGATACGCTCGACGTGATGTTCGCCACCACCGGCGGTAATGTCCGGCGCAACAAGCTATCGGACTTCGTCGATGTCCGCCGCTCCGGCATCATCGCCATGAAGCTGGACGAGGGCGAGAGCATCGTCGACGTGCAGATCGCCACCGAGCATGACGACGTGCTGCTGACCGCTGGCGGCGGCCAGTGCATCCGCTTCCCGGTCACCGATGTTCGCGTGTTCCAGGGCCGCAGCTCCATGGGCGTACGCGGCATTGCGCTGGCCGAAGGCGACAAGGTGATCTCGCTGTCGATCCTGCGCCATGTGGAGACGACCTCGGACGAGCGTTCGGCCTATCTGAAAATGCGCCGCGCGGTGGCGGGCGAAGCTGTGGCCGACGAGTCGGCTGTCGAGGCCGAGGGCGAAGAGACGTCCGGTGCCGTTCAGCTGTCGCAGGAGCGCTATGCGGAACTCGGCGCTGCGGAACAGGTGGTGCTCACCGTTTCCATCAACGGCTATGGCAAGCGCACTTCGAGCTACGAATATCGCACCACCGGCCGCGGCGGCAAAGGCATCGTCGCCATGTCGGTGAACGAGCGTAATGGCAAGCTGATCGCCTCCTTCCCGGTGGAAGACAGCGACCAGATCATGCTGGTCACCGACAAGGGGCAGCTGATCCGCTGTCCCGTCGAAGGCATCCGCGTCGCCGGCCGCTCCACCCAGGGCGTCATCGTGTTCAACACCGCGGACGACGAGCACGTGGTGTCGGTGGAGCATATCGGCGAAGCCGGCGAGGGCGAGGAGCCTGAGGCGGGTGGGGCTGCGCCGGAGGTGGAGGGTTGA
- the uvrA gene encoding excinuclease ABC subunit UvrA codes for MDEVIKARRQQAAANMRSITIRGAREHNLKNIDLTIPRDKLVVFTGLSGSGKSSLAFDTIYAEGQRRYVESLSAYARQFLEMMQKPDVDQIDGLSPAISIEQKTTSKNPRSTVGTVTEIYDYMRLLWARVGIPYSPATGLPIESQTVSMMVDRVLAMPEGTRLYLLAPVVRGRKGEYRKEFADYLKKGFQRVKVDGTFHELAEAPTLDKKFPHDIDVVVDRIVVRPDIGQRLAESFETALKLADGLAVIEYADAPAAAAEDTGKKKVAKIHDKTGAERILFSEKFACPVSGFTIPEVEPRLFSFNNPYGACPKCGGLGVEQTIDADLVIPDKELTLRKGAIAPWAKSSSPYYLQTLTALGKHYKFTLDTKWKDLPKKTQNVLLHGSGDDEIKFSYEDGVRSYDTKKPFEGVVTNIDRRFRETESEWAREELGKYFSDVPCDACEGYRLKPEALSVKIGGMHIGNISELSVRKAGDWFETVPGMLNKQQNEIAVRILKEIRERLSFLLDVGLNYLTLSRSSGTLSGGESQRIRLASQIGSGLTGVLYVLDEPSIGLHQRDNARLLDTLRRLRDLGNTVIVVEHDEDAVIAADYVVDVGPGAGTHGGNIVAQGTPQEVMKNPKSLTGKYLTGEMSVPVPERRPPNHRRTIKVINARGNNLKNVSAELPLGLFTAITGVSGGGKSTLLIDTLYKAIARKLNGASEGAAPHDRIEGLEHIDKIIEIDQSPIGRTPRSNPATYTGAFTPIREWFAGLPESKARGYEAGRFSFNVKGGRCEACQGDGVIKIEMHFLPDVYVTCDTCKGKRYNRETLEVLFKGKSIADVLDMTVEEAAEFFKAVPRVRETFKTLHRVGLDYIHVGQQATTLSGGEAQRVKLAKELSKRATGRTLYILDEPTTGLHFHDVAKLLEVLHELVEQGNTVVVIEHNLEVIKTADWVIDLGPEGGDGGGEIVAWGPPEDIVKAPRSYTGQFLKPVLAKAGKPKKRKVTGEAAE; via the coding sequence ATGGATGAAGTCATCAAGGCGAGGCGGCAACAGGCTGCAGCGAACATGCGCAGCATCACCATCCGCGGCGCCCGCGAGCACAATCTCAAGAACATCGACCTGACGATCCCGCGCGACAAGCTGGTGGTGTTCACCGGCCTGTCCGGCTCTGGAAAATCGTCTCTCGCCTTCGACACCATCTATGCCGAGGGCCAGCGCCGTTACGTGGAGTCGCTGTCGGCCTATGCCCGGCAGTTCCTGGAGATGATGCAGAAGCCGGATGTCGACCAGATCGACGGCCTGTCCCCCGCCATCTCCATCGAGCAGAAAACCACCTCTAAGAATCCGCGCTCGACCGTCGGCACCGTCACCGAGATCTACGACTATATGCGCCTGCTGTGGGCGCGCGTCGGCATTCCCTATTCACCGGCGACGGGCCTGCCGATCGAAAGCCAGACCGTCTCCATGATGGTGGACCGCGTGCTGGCGATGCCGGAAGGCACGCGGCTCTACCTGCTGGCGCCGGTGGTGCGCGGCCGCAAGGGCGAGTATCGCAAGGAATTTGCGGACTATCTCAAGAAGGGTTTTCAGCGCGTGAAGGTGGACGGCACCTTCCACGAACTCGCGGAAGCACCGACCCTCGATAAGAAGTTTCCGCACGACATCGACGTGGTGGTCGATCGCATCGTGGTGCGCCCGGATATCGGCCAGCGCCTCGCCGAAAGTTTTGAAACAGCTCTGAAGCTCGCCGATGGCCTCGCCGTCATCGAATATGCGGATGCGCCCGCTGCTGCCGCCGAGGACACCGGCAAGAAGAAGGTCGCCAAGATTCACGACAAGACCGGCGCCGAGCGTATCCTGTTCTCGGAGAAGTTCGCCTGCCCGGTCTCCGGCTTCACCATTCCGGAAGTCGAGCCCCGTCTGTTCTCGTTCAACAACCCCTATGGCGCCTGCCCCAAATGCGGCGGCCTCGGCGTCGAGCAGACCATCGACGCCGATCTCGTCATTCCCGACAAGGAGCTGACGCTGCGCAAGGGCGCCATCGCGCCCTGGGCAAAATCGTCATCGCCTTATTATCTGCAGACACTCACCGCGCTCGGCAAGCACTACAAGTTCACGCTCGACACCAAATGGAAGGACCTGCCGAAGAAGACGCAGAACGTCCTGCTGCACGGCTCCGGCGACGACGAGATCAAGTTCTCCTATGAGGACGGGGTTCGCTCCTACGACACCAAGAAACCGTTCGAGGGCGTGGTCACCAATATCGACCGCCGTTTCCGCGAGACCGAAAGCGAATGGGCGCGCGAAGAACTCGGCAAGTATTTTTCCGACGTCCCTTGCGATGCCTGCGAGGGCTATCGCCTGAAGCCGGAAGCGCTCAGCGTGAAGATCGGCGGGATGCACATCGGCAACATCTCCGAACTTTCCGTGCGCAAGGCCGGAGACTGGTTCGAGACCGTGCCGGGCATGCTCAACAAGCAGCAGAACGAGATCGCCGTTCGTATCCTCAAGGAAATCCGCGAACGCCTCTCCTTCCTGCTCGATGTCGGCCTCAACTATCTCACGCTGTCGCGATCCTCGGGCACGCTGTCCGGCGGCGAGAGCCAGCGCATCCGCCTCGCCTCGCAGATCGGCTCCGGTCTCACCGGCGTGCTCTATGTGCTGGACGAACCCTCCATCGGCCTGCATCAGCGCGACAATGCGCGGCTGCTCGACACGCTGCGCCGACTGCGCGATCTCGGCAACACCGTGATCGTTGTCGAGCATGACGAGGACGCCGTCATCGCTGCCGACTATGTCGTCGATGTCGGCCCCGGCGCCGGCACCCATGGCGGCAACATCGTCGCCCAGGGCACGCCCCAGGAGGTGATGAAGAATCCAAAGTCGCTCACCGGCAAATACCTCACCGGCGAGATGTCCGTGCCGGTGCCTGAACGGCGTCCGCCGAACCATCGCCGCACCATCAAGGTGATCAATGCGCGCGGCAACAATCTGAAGAACGTCTCGGCGGAGCTGCCGCTCGGCCTGTTCACCGCCATCACCGGCGTCTCCGGCGGCGGCAAGTCCACGCTGCTGATCGACACGCTCTACAAGGCGATCGCGCGAAAACTCAACGGCGCAAGCGAAGGTGCTGCGCCGCATGACCGTATCGAGGGTCTCGAACATATCGACAAGATCATCGAGATCGACCAGTCGCCCATCGGCCGCACGCCGCGCTCGAATCCGGCGACCTATACCGGCGCCTTCACGCCGATCCGCGAATGGTTCGCCGGCCTGCCGGAATCCAAGGCGCGCGGCTACGAAGCCGGCCGCTTCTCCTTCAACGTCAAGGGCGGCCGCTGCGAGGCCTGCCAGGGCGACGGCGTCATCAAGATCGAGATGCACTTCCTGCCCGACGTCTACGTCACCTGCGACACCTGCAAGGGCAAACGCTACAATCGCGAAACGCTGGAAGTCCTGTTCAAGGGAAAATCCATCGCCGACGTGCTCGACATGACCGTCGAGGAAGCCGCCGAATTCTTCAAGGCGGTACCGCGCGTGCGAGAGACTTTTAAAACCTTGCACCGTGTGGGCCTGGATTACATCCATGTCGGCCAGCAGGCGACGACGCTCTCAGGCGGCGAAGCGCAGCGCGTGAAACTAGCGAAGGAACTGAGCAAGCGCGCCACCGGCCGCACGCTCTACATCCTCGACGAGCCGACCACGGGCCTGCATTTCCACGACGTCGCAAAGCTGCTCGAAGTGCTGCATGAGCTGGTGGAGCAAGGCAACACGGTGGTGGTGATCGAGCACAATCTCGAAGTCATCAAGACCGCCGACTGGGTGATCGATCTCGGCCCCGAAGGCGGCGACGGCGGCGGCGAAATCGTCGCCTGGGGCCCGCCGGAAGATATCGTGAAAGCGCCGCGCAGTTATACCGGGCAATTCCTGAAGCCGGTGCTGGCGAAGGCGGGCAAGCCGAAGAAGCGGAAGGTGACAGGGGAAGCGGCGGAGTAG
- a CDS encoding DMP19 family protein: protein MAGGDGTVVLRVDQINACPDDALFKLLAAELTERLGSSEGDDLDEFLTRLSRIPVGLRAMAAVYQLDVSLTLDDLGWHFANWHHRGYSEQTLWALGELGAQEYAEIFAEAYQLVQPFWEEISALCAQDFQDFVEWYSDSELDRLMLPLTKRMWDLQNIDNGLFGFWISYARKHPERVCG from the coding sequence TTGGCTGGAGGCGACGGCACGGTGGTCCTGCGGGTCGATCAGATCAACGCGTGTCCCGATGATGCGCTGTTCAAGCTTCTCGCGGCCGAATTGACCGAGCGCCTCGGCTCGAGCGAGGGCGACGACCTCGATGAATTTCTGACGCGACTATCGAGGATTCCCGTAGGTTTACGCGCGATGGCAGCGGTCTACCAGCTCGATGTGAGCCTGACGCTGGACGACCTCGGCTGGCACTTTGCGAATTGGCACCACCGCGGCTATTCCGAACAAACGCTATGGGCGCTTGGTGAATTGGGCGCGCAAGAGTATGCCGAGATTTTTGCTGAAGCCTATCAGCTTGTGCAGCCATTCTGGGAAGAGATCAGCGCTCTCTGCGCGCAGGATTTCCAGGACTTTGTCGAGTGGTACAGCGATTCCGAACTCGACCGACTGATGCTGCCGCTGACGAAACGGATGTGGGATCTGCAGAACATCGACAACGGACTGTTCGGATTCTGGATCTCCTATGCGCGCAAGCATCCCGAACGGGTTTGCGGGTAG
- a CDS encoding HAD-IA family hydrolase, producing MTYKLAIFDFDGTLSDSFPWFLSVINQVAEKHKFRRVERDRIDEMRSVGAGELVRMLGVPKWRIPLIVRDMRKMKAQQIDRIALFPGVDRMFDELKARGVTICVVSSDNENNVRTVLGELEEHVSFFACAAGLFGKTAKFQRILELTGVSVDDTLSIGDEIRDIDAAREAGVDFGAVSWGYTSAAALNARAPTFMFSRMDDITVALTTPRG from the coding sequence ATGACTTACAAACTCGCCATTTTCGACTTCGACGGCACGCTCTCCGACAGCTTTCCGTGGTTTCTCAGCGTCATCAACCAGGTGGCTGAGAAGCACAAGTTCCGGCGCGTCGAACGCGATCGCATCGACGAGATGCGCAGCGTCGGCGCCGGCGAGCTGGTGCGGATGCTCGGCGTGCCCAAATGGCGCATCCCGCTGATCGTCCGCGACATGCGCAAGATGAAGGCGCAGCAGATCGACCGCATCGCGCTGTTTCCCGGCGTCGACCGCATGTTCGACGAGTTGAAGGCGCGCGGCGTCACGATCTGCGTCGTCAGCTCGGACAACGAGAACAATGTGCGCACCGTGCTGGGCGAGCTCGAGGAGCACGTCTCCTTCTTCGCCTGTGCCGCCGGCCTGTTCGGCAAGACCGCCAAATTCCAGCGCATCCTCGAACTGACCGGCGTCTCGGTGGATGACACGCTCTCCATCGGCGACGAAATCCGCGATATCGATGCGGCGCGCGAGGCCGGCGTCGATTTCGGCGCGGTGTCGTGGGGCTATACGAGCGCGGCTGCGCTGAATGCTCGCGCGCCAACTTTCATGTTTTCGCGCATGGACGACATCACCGTGGCCCTGACGACGCCGCGGGGCTGA
- a CDS encoding fumarylacetoacetate hydrolase family protein: MDLIDRRTLVAGGAVALTATAIGSEAAQAQAGPKSIFKVDTVTIPIAGETDVFPVRRIYCIGRNYAAHSREMGSDPTREPPFFFQKPTDAIQNVKIGEVADHPYPSLTKNYHYEVELVAALKSGGTNIPAEKALDHVYGYALGLDMTRRDLQRAMGDEKKPWEIGKSFDHAAVIGPIHPVAKTGHLTKGPISLAVNGTVKQSSDLDKMIWSVAEQIAKLSEAFELKAGDIIYSGTPENVGPVVKGDVLLCKLQGLPDMSIKIV; encoded by the coding sequence ATGGATCTGATCGATCGCCGGACACTCGTCGCCGGAGGCGCCGTCGCGCTGACCGCCACCGCCATCGGCAGTGAGGCCGCGCAGGCGCAGGCCGGCCCCAAAAGCATCTTCAAGGTCGATACGGTGACCATTCCCATCGCCGGCGAGACAGATGTCTTTCCGGTTCGCCGCATCTACTGCATCGGCCGCAACTACGCGGCGCATTCGCGCGAGATGGGTTCCGATCCCACCCGTGAGCCTCCGTTCTTTTTCCAGAAGCCAACCGACGCGATTCAGAACGTGAAGATCGGCGAGGTGGCCGATCATCCCTATCCCTCGCTGACGAAGAACTATCATTACGAGGTCGAACTCGTCGCCGCGCTGAAATCCGGCGGCACCAACATTCCGGCGGAGAAAGCGCTCGACCACGTCTATGGCTATGCACTTGGCCTCGATATGACCCGCCGCGATCTGCAGCGCGCCATGGGCGACGAGAAGAAGCCGTGGGAGATCGGCAAGAGCTTTGACCACGCCGCCGTCATCGGCCCGATCCATCCGGTGGCGAAAACAGGGCATCTCACCAAGGGCCCGATCTCGCTCGCCGTAAACGGCACCGTGAAGCAGAGCTCCGATCTCGACAAGATGATCTGGAGCGTCGCCGAGCAGATCGCAAAACTCTCGGAAGCCTTCGAGCTGAAGGCCGGCGACATCATCTATTCCGGCACGCCGGAAAATGTCGGCCCGGTGGTGAAGGGCGACGTGTTGCTGTGCAAGCTGCAGGGATTGCCGGACATGTCGATCAAGATTGTCTAG
- a CDS encoding outer membrane protein produces MKKILLASAALVVLGASAASAADLAARPYTKAPPMPVAVAYNWSGFYAGVMGGYGWSDRYRIDGFAFTTNDIKGGFGGGTIGYNWAIPGGNWLWGLEVDAAASDMKYSDTILGIVTVEDKIRSFGSVTGRLGVTAGAALFYAKGGYAWADNRISIAIPGASASQSKVHSGWTVGAGVEYMFAPSWSLKGEYMYADYGNAAYGDPNVGFTNVGLTTHTVKGGINYHFNWGGPVIAKY; encoded by the coding sequence ATGAAGAAGATTTTGCTTGCTTCGGCTGCCCTCGTTGTTCTCGGCGCTTCTGCGGCTTCCGCCGCTGATCTGGCTGCCCGCCCCTATACCAAAGCTCCGCCGATGCCGGTCGCCGTCGCCTACAACTGGTCCGGCTTCTACGCCGGTGTCATGGGCGGCTATGGCTGGTCCGACCGTTACCGCATCGATGGCTTCGCGTTCACCACCAATGACATCAAGGGTGGCTTCGGCGGCGGCACCATCGGCTACAACTGGGCGATCCCGGGCGGCAACTGGCTGTGGGGTCTCGAAGTCGATGCCGCGGCATCGGACATGAAGTACAGCGACACCATTCTCGGCATCGTCACCGTCGAGGACAAGATCCGCTCGTTCGGCAGCGTCACGGGACGTCTCGGCGTCACCGCCGGCGCGGCGCTGTTCTACGCCAAGGGCGGTTACGCATGGGCTGACAACCGCATTTCCATCGCCATCCCCGGCGCTTCCGCCTCGCAGAGCAAGGTTCACTCGGGCTGGACCGTGGGCGCCGGCGTCGAATACATGTTCGCACCGAGCTGGTCGCTCAAGGGTGAATATATGTATGCCGATTACGGCAACGCCGCCTATGGCGACCCGAATGTCGGCTTCACCAATGTGGGCCTGACCACACACACTGTGAAGGGCGGTATCAATTACCACTTCAACTGGGGCGGCCCGGTCATCGCCAAGTACTGA
- a CDS encoding DUF2306 domain-containing protein, with amino-acid sequence MSLQPLLDAAAPIPLHAFAAMAGFALGVVQLAAPKGTLSHRVMGWLWVLLLAITAISSFWIHGDSYRLWRDWSPIHLLSILTPIMLVVGVLHARRHRVRAHAITMVSIFIGALVIAGLFTMVPGRVMHTVVFAGR; translated from the coding sequence ATGTCGCTCCAGCCTCTGCTCGATGCCGCCGCGCCGATCCCGTTGCATGCCTTCGCAGCCATGGCAGGATTTGCGCTTGGCGTCGTTCAACTCGCTGCCCCCAAGGGCACGTTGTCGCATCGGGTGATGGGCTGGCTATGGGTGCTATTGCTGGCCATTACGGCGATCAGCTCGTTCTGGATTCATGGCGATAGCTATCGGCTGTGGCGTGACTGGAGCCCGATCCATCTGCTCTCGATCCTTACGCCGATCATGCTGGTGGTCGGCGTCCTTCACGCGCGCCGGCACCGCGTGCGCGCGCATGCCATCACGATGGTGTCGATCTTCATCGGCGCGCTGGTGATCGCCGGCTTGTTCACGATGGTGCCGGGGCGCGTCATGCACACGGTGGTGTTCGCCGGCCGCTAA
- a CDS encoding DUF3597 domain-containing protein has protein sequence MSIFGKIMSAIFGGSASAAAADAAPAAGGSAAPAGGAAPAATVDVAPILDAAVKAKGEKLEWRTSIVDLMKALDIDSSFSARKELAKELGYTGDSNDSASMNIWLHKQVMTKFAANGGKLPDDLKH, from the coding sequence ATGAGCATTTTCGGAAAGATCATGAGCGCGATTTTCGGCGGCAGCGCCAGTGCTGCGGCTGCCGACGCTGCGCCCGCTGCCGGCGGATCCGCAGCTCCGGCCGGAGGTGCCGCCCCCGCGGCCACCGTGGACGTCGCGCCGATCCTCGATGCGGCTGTCAAAGCCAAGGGCGAGAAGCTGGAATGGCGCACCTCCATCGTCGATCTGATGAAGGCGCTGGATATCGACAGCAGCTTCAGCGCCCGCAAGGAGCTGGCCAAGGAACTCGGCTATACCGGCGACTCCAATGACAGCGCCAGCATGAATATCTGGCTGCACAAGCAGGTGATGACCAAGTTCGCCGCCAATGGAGGCAAGCTGCCGGACGATCTCAAACACTGA
- a CDS encoding DUF1127 domain-containing protein — MPIQFTPPATGTGDAAAPSALRAAAFLKPCWHWFQEQCRCREPGISLHDLSERELIDIGMTRAEIDHITAHRRLDRLRDGMAYPWMC; from the coding sequence ATGCCAATCCAATTCACACCGCCAGCAACCGGGACCGGCGATGCCGCCGCACCATCGGCGCTGCGGGCCGCCGCTTTCTTGAAGCCGTGCTGGCACTGGTTTCAGGAGCAGTGCCGATGCCGCGAGCCAGGCATCTCGCTGCATGATCTCAGCGAAAGAGAACTGATAGATATCGGCATGACGCGCGCGGAGATCGACCACATCACCGCGCATCGTCGCCTCGATCGGCTTCGCGATGGCATGGCATATCCTTGGATGTGCTGA
- a CDS encoding GNAT family N-acetyltransferase: MTDRDAIMTDTLTASAVRDNKGASRFELAVDGSIAFANYRQTGDRVIITHTETPPALRGRGVASELVKGALGLIRADGHKVVAGCSFVVDYLEQHPEYADITG; encoded by the coding sequence ATGACCGATCGGGACGCCATCATGACCGACACCCTCACTGCCTCCGCCGTCCGCGACAACAAGGGCGCCAGCCGCTTCGAGCTTGCCGTCGACGGCAGCATTGCCTTTGCGAATTATCGCCAGACGGGCGACCGCGTGATCATCACTCATACGGAAACGCCGCCTGCGCTGCGCGGTCGCGGCGTCGCATCGGAATTGGTGAAGGGTGCGCTGGGGTTAATTCGCGCGGACGGCCACAAGGTCGTGGCGGGATGCAGCTTTGTGGTCGACTATCTCGAACAGCATCCGGAATATGCGGATATCACGGGCTAA